In the genome of Oncorhynchus keta strain PuntledgeMale-10-30-2019 unplaced genomic scaffold, Oket_V2 Un_scaffold_22585_pilon_pilon, whole genome shotgun sequence, the window TGTCTATCCCATCTGGTCTATCCCAAATGTCTATCCCAAAATCCCATCTGGTCTATCCCAAATGTCTATCCCATCTGGTCTATCCCATCTGGTCTATCCCATCTGGTCTATCCCAAATGTCTATCCCATCTGGTCTATCCCAAATGTCTATCCCATCTGGTCTATCCCAAATGTCTATCCCATCTGGTCTATCCCAAATCCCATCTGGTCTATCCCAAATGTCTATCCCATCTGGTCTATCCCAAATGtctatcccatcccatcctgCCTGTGTCACTGCTTTTTATCTTGTCCTATATagccaccactctctctcagtcACTCATGCTGGAGTATATGGATATATTTTTGTTGCCTGACGACTCAAACTGAATTGTTCCAGTTCTCTATTGTCGCTAGCTTGTCCATTTTAGAAGTGCTCAGAAAGTGACTTTTATGTTTTTAACTGAGTGCCAAAACATTCAAGAGCTaaaaggtgctcaaagttgacctattctgcaTACCCCACTTTGCATGAGACATGCGTGTCTTCACTACTGGAAAAACAAATAAACGGTTGAGTTTAATATCataaaagcttacaaacagggttgtcaaactattctataatttcaaaaaatatatatatatacatttttttaacgTCAATGATCTAAAACCGCATAAACTACgattttttttttctgtctctctccaaatTCGCATATATTGTAGCCCTACTTGTGCCCGCCATcggttgagacacaacatgctcttgaCTACAGGGTGGGTCATTTCAATCATAGAAATTATAGAATATACCTATCCCGTCAGACCACTGTAATTTAGCTGGTACACCATTGAAATTTAAAATGTAATCAAAATATTTTCTTCTAATTACTACCACAAATATGGCTGCCGGTCCACCCACTGTTGAATAGCAACGTAAAACGGTGATGTCTATTCTAGTATTTCTATGATGTCAATAGGTTTCCTGTGGAGGATTGACAGTATAATTTAAAACTACAGATATTCCCATTGAAGTCAACGTTCTGTGATGTCTGAACCTCCAACCATATTGCCATATTTTGTAGCCCTACTTGTGCCCACCATTGGTTGAGGCAACATGATCTTGAGTACAGGGTGGGTATAATGTTTTGGCGGATAAAAGTACTAAAATGGGAATCAAATTGGAAATACTACTTAAAAATGAATTAATGCTTTTGTAGATGATTTATATTTAAGGTAAATAAAAAATTTTAATAAAAATTAAATggtcaatttttattttattttttattgacaACCCTGTTTTTAAGCTTTTATGAAGTCAAACTCAACTGTTTATTTTTTctggtgatgaagacatggatgtctcatggtatggtggggtatgcagAATAGGTCACCTTTAGctcttgaatgttttggcattcatgtccaaaaagtcactttctgagcACTTCTACGACGGGCAAATGTGTGTGAAAGGTTTGGTACAAATCACAAGGGGTGCTGTCCAAAAgggattgaattcaaatggatttaatcaAATGGAtggctgcccgaacaaggagttTGGGTAGCCGGGAcaaatcttttttgggggggattgaGTAGAGTGGAAACTTTTTGCCTAGACACCTCAAGTTGTATCGTGTCATCCATCAGCGAAAATGTAACTGTGTTATTTCAGGTTGGTAGGCAGGTGTCCCGACCATGGAGTGTGTGCCAACATGGGCTGCGGAACAGATCCACCCAACCAGACATGTCTGCAGAGCAGGCTGCTGCTCTGGGGATCTCCTACCCTCCACTACAGACATATtctgaggaggaggggatgaTGAGGGATGCTGGTGAGTTGGAGCATGCCGGATATACAGTAGGCAGAGCaacaaagtatatatatatatatgttacatACAATACCAAATAGCTCTTAGCCGGATATACAGTAGGCaacaaagtatatatatatatatatatcacatacaataccagtcaaaggtttggacacacctactcattcaagttttttatttattttttactattttctacattgtagaataacagtgaagacatcacaactatgaaataacacacatggaatcatgtagtaagcgaaaaaagtgttaaacaaatcaaataatgttatattttacattcttaagtatccaccctttgcctgacagctttacacactcatggtgttctctcaaccagcttcacgaggaatgcctggaaaaaccctggaatgagtaggtgtgtccaaacttttgactttgTGTGATTATATATAGCTAGCACTAAAACCAACCAATAAGATTTAATACACAGACTGGATCATGCTATGGATTGGTCTAATTTGTCATGAATTTGGTTTTATGTAAGTTCAATTCATTAAAGTCACATTGCATTTCATTTTAATGTCCCACATTTGAACAGTGAACAAGTTTGCACAGGAGCGTCTTGCCCCGTTTGTGTCGAAGATGGACGAAAACTCTCTCATGGACCCGGAAGTGATAAAGTCACTCTTTGAACAGGGGTATGTGTTTCTCTTCTTTACCTACCTATGGTCATTTAGGCTCAGGGCATTTCCATGTGAaaggacccatttagaaccaacGTGAAGCTCATAGGGGCATTTCCATGTGAaaggacccatttagaaccaacGTGAAGCTCATAGggacatttccatgtaaaaggacccatttagaaccaacGTGAAGCTCATAGGGGCATTTCCATGTGAaaggacccatttagaaccaacGTGAAGCTCATaggggcatttccatgtaaaaggacccatttagaaccaacGTGAAGCTCATAGggacatttccatgtaaaaggacccatttagaaccaacGTGAAGCTCATAGGGGCATTTCCATGTGAaaggacccatttagaaccaacGTGAAGCTCATaggggcatttccatgtaaaaggacccatttagaaccaacGTGAAGCTCATaggggcatttccatgtaaaaggacccatttagaaccaacGTGAAGCTCATaggggcatttccatgtaaaatgaCCCATTTAGAACCAACGTGAAGCTCATaggggcatttccatgtaaaatgaCCCATTTAGAACCAACGTGAAGCTCATtggggcatttccatgtaaagggacccatttagaaccaacGTGAAGCTCATAGGGGCATTTCCATGTGAAAGGAGCCATTTAGAACCAACGTGAAGCTCATAGggacatttccatgtaaaaggacccatttagaaccaacTTGAAGTGGGGGTCAAATTTAAAGCTAAATGGACTGTTGTCAAAATGAACACTGCCCTGTTGTCAAAATGAACACTGCCCTGTTGTCAAAATGAACACTGCCCTGTTGTCCAAAAGGACACTGCCCTGTTGTCCAAAAGGACACTGCCCTGTTGTCCAAAAGGACACTGCCCTGTTGTCCAAAAGGACACTGCCCTGTTGTCCAAAAGGACACTGCCCTGTTGTCCAAAAGGACACTGCCCTGTTGTCCAAAAGGACACTGCCCTGTTGTCCAAAAGGACACTGCCCTGTTGTCCAAAAGGACACTGCCCTGTTGTCCAAAAGGACACTACCCTGTTGTCCAAAAGGACACTGCCCTGCTGTATGTACCTGAGTATTCCCCATTAATTTGTCAGATGATTCATTGTCACTTCCCAGCTGATGGGCATAGAGATCGACCCAGAGTACGGAGGCACCGGCTCCAcgttcttctcctccatcctgGTCATTGAGGAGCTGGCCAAAGTGGACGCCTCCGTGGCCGTGCTGTGTGACATCCAGAACACCCTCATCAACACGCTGTTCGCCAAGCTGGGGACCGCGGCCCAGAAAGAGCGGTATCTCAGCCAGCTGTCAACAGACATGGTGAGTGATTTAACAGGTtgagaggtagtgtgttttgatttaagggtggtgagaggtagtgtgttttgatttaagggtagtgagaggtagtgtgttttgatttaagggtggtgagaggtagtgtgttttgatttaagggtggtgagaggtagtgtgttttgatttaagggtggtgagaggtagtgtgttttgatttaagggtggtgagaggtagtgtgttttgatttaagggtggTGAGAGGTAGTGCGTTTTGATTTAAGGGTGGTGAGAGGTAGTGCGTTTTGATTTAAGGGTGGTGAGAGGTAGTGCGTTTTGATTTAACAGGTTGCGTGTCGTATTGATTTCATTCAACGGCTTTCTAGCCTGAGAGGAAGGATGTGGCctatgtgttttgatttaagggtagtgagaagtagtgtgttttgatttaagggtagtgagaggtagtgtgttttgatttaagggtagtgagaggtagtgtgttttgatttaagggtagtgagaggtagtgtgttttgatttaagggtagtgagaggtagtgtgttttgatttaagggtagtgagaggtagtgtgttttgatttaacaGGTTGCGTGTCGTATTGATTTCATTCAACGGCTTTCTAGCCTGAGAGGAAGGATGTGGCctatgtgttttgatttaagggtagtgagaggtagtgtgttttgatttaagggtagtgagaggtagtgtgttttgatttaagggtagtgagaggtagtgtgttttgatttaagggtagtgagaggtagtgtgttttgatttaagggtagtgagaggtagtgtgttttgatttaagggtagtgagaggtagtgtgttttgatttaagggtagtgagaggtagtgtgttttgatttaagggtagtgagaggtagtgtgttttgatttaagggtagtgagaggtagtgtgttttgatttaagggtagtgagaggtagtgtgttttgatttaagggtagtgagaagtagtgtgttttgatttaagggtagtgagaagtagtgtgtatctatgtgttttgatttaagggtagtgagaagtagtgcatctgtgttttgatttaagggtagtgagatgtagtgtgtatctatgtgttttgatttaagggtagtgagaagtagtgcatctgtgttttgatttaagggtagtgagaggtagtgtgttttgatttaagggtagtgagaagtagtgcatctgtgttttgatttaagggtagtgagaggtagtgCGTTTTGATTTAAGGCTAGTGAGAAGTAGTGCatctgtgttttgatttaagggtagtgagaggtagtgcatctgtgttttgatttaagggtagtgagaggttgtgtgtatctatgtgttttgatttaagggtagtgagaagtagtgcatctgtgttttgatttaagggtagtgagaggtagtgcatctgtgttttgatttaagggtagtgagaggtagtgcatctgtgttttgatttaagggtagtgagaggtagtgcatctgtgttttgatttaagggtagtgagaggttgtgtgtatctatgtgttttgatttaagggtagtgagaagtagtgcatctgtgttttgatttaagggtagtgaaAGGTAGTGCatctgtgttttgatttaagggtagtgaaaggtgtgtgtatctatgtgttttgatttaagggtagtgagaagtagtgcatctgtgttttgatttaagggtagtgagaggtagtgcatctgtgttttgatttaagggtagtgagaggtagtgcatctgtgttttgatttaagggtagtgagaggtagtgcatctgtgttttgatttaagggtagtgagaggttgtgtgtatctatgtgttttgatttaagggtagtgagaagtagtgcatctgtgttttgatttaagggtagtgaaAGGTAGTGCatctgtgttttgatttaagggtagtgagaggtagtgCGTTTTGATTTAAGGCTAGTGAGAAGTAGTGCatctgtgttttgatttaagggtagtgagaggtagtgcatctgtgttttgatttaagggtagtgagaggttgtgtgtatctatgtgttttgatttaagggtagtgagaagtagtgcatctgtgttttgatttaagggtagtgagaggtagtgcatctgtgttttgatttaagggtagtgagaggtagtgcatctgtgttttgatttaagggtagtgagaggtagtgcatctgtgttttgatttaagggtagtgagaggttgtgtgtatctatgtgttttgatttaagggtagtgagaagtagtgcatctgtgttttgatttaagggtagtgagaagtagtgcatctgtgttttgatttaagggtagtgaaAGGTAGTGCatctgtgttttgatttaagggtagtgagaggtagtgtgttttgatttaagggtagtgagaggtagtgcatctgtgttttgatttaagggtagtgagaggtagtgcatctgtgttttgatttaagggtagtgagaaGTAATGCatctgtgttttgatttaagggtagtgagaggtacagcctgaatttaaaatggattcaattgggattttttttaatgcatcatgttatgggtatgcttgtaatcgtaaagtactggggagtttttcaggataaaaaaataaaataaactgaatAGAGCTAAGTACAGGTAAAGTCCTAGAGAAAAACCTGCTTCATTCTTCACTCTGTTTCTTCTTCTTCGTGTTGTATCTTGGACCATATTTTACagctgtttcttcttcttcttcgtgttGTATCTTGGACCATATTTTACagctgtttcttcttcttcttcgtgttGTATCTTGGACCATATTTTACAGCTGTTTCTTCTTCGTGTTGTATCTTGGACCATATTTTACAGCTGTTTCTTCTTCGTGTTGTATCTTGGACCATATTTTACagctgtttcttcttcttcttcgtgttGTATCTTGGACCATATTTTACAGCTGTTTCTTCTTCGTGTTGTATCTTGCACCATATTTTACagctgtttcttcttcttcttcgtgttGTATCTTGCACCATATTTTACAGCTGTTTCTTCTTCTTCGTGTTGTATCTTGGACCATATTTTACagctgtttcttcttcttcttcgtgttGTATCTTGGACCATATTTTACagctgtttcttc includes:
- the LOC118380313 gene encoding short/branched chain specific acyl-CoA dehydrogenase, mitochondrial-like, encoding MASPLIRCFSKVGRQVSRPWSVCQHGLRNRSTQPDMSAEQAAALGISYPPLQTYSEEEGMMRDAVNKFAQERLAPFVSKMDENSLMDPEVIKSLFEQGLMGIEIDPEYGGTGSTFFSSILVIEELAKVDASVAVLCDIQNTLINTLFAKLGTAAQKERYLSQLSTDMVGSFCLSEAESGSDAFSLKTRADKHGDYYVINGSKMWISNAEQAGVFLVMANVDPSA